The following DNA comes from Flavobacteriales bacterium.
CTTCGCGGTGTTATACGCGTTACGGTTATCCACATCATTGAGCACCGCATGGTTGTACCGGGCACCCGACTCGCGGATGATGGTGACCATTTCTACAGGAGAAGGGATCTGATAGAAGATCTTCTTCAGTCGATCCGCCTGTTCCTGGGTCTCTTCTGTAATGGATGAATCTACTGTGGTCAGTGTCTCATCGACCTGAGCCGAGTCAGCGCACGAGGTCCAACTAAGGCCTCCGAGGAATAGGATGGCCACTAGGCCAACCTGGATAGTATTCAAATTCTTGCAGTGCATATTGTAAGAGTTTAGCTGAATATGGTTTCAGACTTGCCCTTAATTACGCACTGTGCGTGATAATGTTACATATTCCGAGGAATTCTAGTGAGCCTCCAACCAGTTCTCTCCCACGCCAGCTTCTACGAGCAGCGGAACCTCCAATTCGACCGCTGTACTCATTTTGTCGACCACCATATCTCGAATGTGGTCCAACTCATCTCGATGCACATCGAACACCAATTCATCATGCACCTGTAAGATCATTTTGGACCTGGCCTTTTGAGCCTTCAATTCTTTTTGAATATCGACCATGGCCACCTTGATGATGTCGGCCGCGCTTCCTTGTATGGGCGTATTGATGGCATTCCGTTCTGCCCCGGCCCTCACAGCAGCATTCCGCCCATTGATATCCGGCAGATTCCGCTTGCGACCCAGAAGGGTTTCGGAATAGCCCTTCTCACGAGCAGATTCCACGGCTATGTCCATATAGTTCTTGATACCTGGATACTTCTCGAAGTAATTATCGATGATCTCCTTGGCCTCGGCACGCTTGATCCCCAGGTTCTGAGCCAGACCGAAGGCTCCTTGCCCGTAGGCCAGACCGAAGTTCACTGCTTTGGCCTTTCTCCGGAGCTCAGAAGTGACCTCATCCAATGGGACCCCGAACACTTTGGAGGCCGTGGCGCTGTGTATGTCCTCCCCGTTGAGGAAGGCCTGTATCATATTCTCGTCCTTACTCAATGCCGCGATGATGCGGAGTTCCACTTGGGAATAGTCTGCTGCCATCAAAATGTAATCTCCCTCTGGGGGCACGAAGGCCTTTCGGATCTTTCGTCCTCTTTCAGTACGAATAGGGATATTCTGCAGGTTGGGATTATCCGAACTGAGCCTACCCGTAGGCACAATGGCCTGCCTCAAGGAGGTGTGGATACGCCCGCTCTTGGGATTGATCAGTCGAGGGAGTGCATCCACATAGGTGCTCTTGAGCTTGGTCAGTTCACGGTAGTCCAGAATATCATTGACGATGGGATGGTCGTGTTTCAGTCCGCTCAATACATCTTCGCTGGTAGAGAATTGCCCGGTCTTGGTCTTTTTGCCTTTGTAGGGAATGGCCATTTTCTCAAAGAGCACCTCACCCAGCTGTTTCGGTGAATTCAGATTGAACTCCACTCCGGCCTGTTCGAAGATCGCATCCCGACTCTTTAAAGCCTCCGTATCCAATTCTTTGGAATAGTTCTCAAGGAAGGGCACATCCAATCCCACACCTTCGAACTCCATCTCTGCCAAGACCTTGACCAAAGGAGCCTCTATCTCTGTGTAGAGTTTCTCTACGCCCCGCTCTTTCAGTGCGGGCAGGAAATGCGATCTGAGCTGCAGACTGATATCGGCATCTTCCGCAGCATAGTCCACCACATCTTCGGGCGGCACATCCCGCATGCTCTTTTGATTCTTCCCTCGCTTGCCGATCAACGTCTCGATAGAGATAGGTTTATAGCCTAGATAGGACTCGGAGAGGTAGTCCATCCCGTGCCGCTTTTCCGGCTCCACAAGATAATGGGCGATCATCGAATCATCGATAGGGCCGTTGACCTCCACGCCATACCACTTAAGGATGAGAATGTCGTATTTGAGATTATGACCCGTTTTGGCAATGGTGTCCGATTCCAATACCGGCCGGAACTCTTCGAGTACCGCTTGACAGTCTTCACGCTCCCTCGACAAGGGGACATACCAGGCCTCACCGGGCTCGATAGCGAAAGAGAGCCCGACCAGTTCGCTGAGATTTGGGTCCACTCCGGTGGTCTCCGTATCGAAGCAGATCAGATCGGCCTGCAATAATTTCTCGATCAGCTCCTGCCTGCCCTTCTTGTCATCGACCATGTGGTATCGATGCTCCACATCATCCAGGCTCTTCAGGTTGGAGGAGAGTTCTGGGCCAGTGGAGGCTCCATTGGAGGCAAAGAGATCCATCTGCTCACCTGCTGCTGCATTGGTGCCGAATTGATACTGCTCCCCGAGAATGCGTTTCCCCAAGGTGCGGAACTCGAATTCATCGAAAAGCTCTGCCAGACGTTCTGTATCCGGCTCATCAATGGTGAAATCCTTCGCATCGAACCGTATGGGAGCATCGGTGATGATGGTGGCCAGCATCTTAGACACCAAGGCATTTTCCTTTCCATTCTCTACCTTTTCTTTCAGCTTTCCCTTGAGTTGATCGGTATGGGCCAGGAGTCCTTCTATCGAGTCGAATTCTTTGAGGAGTTTTTGGGCTGTTTTCTCGCCTACCCCTGGAATTCCCGGGATATTATCCACGGCATCTCCCATCAGGCCGAGCATGTCGATCACCTGGTCAATACGTTCGATATCCCATTTCTGCAGCACCTCCTGTACGCCCATGGTCTCTTGGGGTCGACCTCCGATGGCAGGTTTATACATGAGGATATTCTCAGAGACCAGCTGCCCGAAATCCTTATCGGGAGTCACCATATAGACAGTGTAGCCTTCTGCTTCGGCCTGTTTGGCGAGAGTACCTATCAGGTCATCTGCTTCATAGCCATCCATCTCGATGATGGGGATGTGAAAGGCCTTGAGGAACTCTTTGATCGGTTCCAGATTACTGATAATGTCCTTGGGCGTCTCATCCCGATTGGCCTTATAGAAACTGTACTCGGTGCTTCTATCGGTCGGGGCAAAGGTGTCGAAGGCTACTGCTAGATGTGAAGGCTGTTCGCGCTGCATAAGGTCCCAAAGAGCGTTGATGAAACCGGTCATAGCGCTTGTATTGAGACCTTTGCTATTGATCAGCGGGCGCTTGATGAAGGCGAAATAGGCACGATAGATCAGTGCCATGGCATCCAATAGGTAGAGCTTTTTATTGTCCTTGGGCATGGAAGGGGCTTACTTTTGCCGAAAAGTACGCTTTTAGCATTCTCAGGTGGTCAAGATAGCAGACATAGAAGTAGGGGAATTCCCATTACTCCTCGCCCCGATGGAAGACGTCAGTGACCCTCCCTTCCGCGCCTTGTGCAAACAGCACGGTGCAGATGTGATGTACACTGAATTCATATCCAGTGAAGGCTTGATACGCGATGCGGCCAAGAGCCGACAGAAGCTGGACATCTTCGAATACGAACGCCCGATCGGCATTCAGATCTTTGGGAGTGACATCGATCACATGCGCGAAGCAGCTGAGATCACCGAACAGGCCGACCCGGACATCATCGACATCAATTATGGCTGTCCGGTCAAGAAGGTCGCCTGCAAAGGGGCCGGAGCGGGGATCCTTCAAGACATCCCAAAAATGGTCAGCATGACCGCTGAGATCGTCAAGGCGGTGAACAAGCCGGTCACCGTCAAGACGCGTTTGGGATGGGACGATAAGACGAAATATATCGTAGAAGTAGCTGAACGCTTGCAGGATGTAGGCATCCAGGCGATCAGCATCCATGGGCGCACTCGCAAGCAGATGTATAAAGGCGAGGCCGATTGGTCGCTCATTGGTGAGATCAAGAACAACCCCCGTATGCACATCCCCGTCTTCGGCAATGGTGACGTGGATGGTGGGCCCAAAGCTGTAGAGATGCGCGACCGTTATGGGGTGGACGGGATCATGATCGGCCGGGCGAGCATCGGAAATCCCTGGGTCTTCAACGAGATCAAACACTATATGCGTACAGGTGAGGAGCTACCTCGACCCGATATAGATCAAAGGGTGGAAGCTTGCAAA
Coding sequences within:
- the dusB gene encoding tRNA dihydrouridine synthase DusB: MVKIADIEVGEFPLLLAPMEDVSDPPFRALCKQHGADVMYTEFISSEGLIRDAAKSRQKLDIFEYERPIGIQIFGSDIDHMREAAEITEQADPDIIDINYGCPVKKVACKGAGAGILQDIPKMVSMTAEIVKAVNKPVTVKTRLGWDDKTKYIVEVAERLQDVGIQAISIHGRTRKQMYKGEADWSLIGEIKNNPRMHIPVFGNGDVDGGPKAVEMRDRYGVDGIMIGRASIGNPWVFNEIKHYMRTGEELPRPDIDQRVEACKEHLRMSLEWKGPNLGIVEMRRHYANYFKGLHGVKEHRMVMVTTMDPEEIYAELETVRTKYRNMEIEV
- the polA gene encoding DNA polymerase I, with product MPKDNKKLYLLDAMALIYRAYFAFIKRPLINSKGLNTSAMTGFINALWDLMQREQPSHLAVAFDTFAPTDRSTEYSFYKANRDETPKDIISNLEPIKEFLKAFHIPIIEMDGYEADDLIGTLAKQAEAEGYTVYMVTPDKDFGQLVSENILMYKPAIGGRPQETMGVQEVLQKWDIERIDQVIDMLGLMGDAVDNIPGIPGVGEKTAQKLLKEFDSIEGLLAHTDQLKGKLKEKVENGKENALVSKMLATIITDAPIRFDAKDFTIDEPDTERLAELFDEFEFRTLGKRILGEQYQFGTNAAAGEQMDLFASNGASTGPELSSNLKSLDDVEHRYHMVDDKKGRQELIEKLLQADLICFDTETTGVDPNLSELVGLSFAIEPGEAWYVPLSREREDCQAVLEEFRPVLESDTIAKTGHNLKYDILILKWYGVEVNGPIDDSMIAHYLVEPEKRHGMDYLSESYLGYKPISIETLIGKRGKNQKSMRDVPPEDVVDYAAEDADISLQLRSHFLPALKERGVEKLYTEIEAPLVKVLAEMEFEGVGLDVPFLENYSKELDTEALKSRDAIFEQAGVEFNLNSPKQLGEVLFEKMAIPYKGKKTKTGQFSTSEDVLSGLKHDHPIVNDILDYRELTKLKSTYVDALPRLINPKSGRIHTSLRQAIVPTGRLSSDNPNLQNIPIRTERGRKIRKAFVPPEGDYILMAADYSQVELRIIAALSKDENMIQAFLNGEDIHSATASKVFGVPLDEVTSELRRKAKAVNFGLAYGQGAFGLAQNLGIKRAEAKEIIDNYFEKYPGIKNYMDIAVESAREKGYSETLLGRKRNLPDINGRNAAVRAGAERNAINTPIQGSAADIIKVAMVDIQKELKAQKARSKMILQVHDELVFDVHRDELDHIRDMVVDKMSTAVELEVPLLVEAGVGENWLEAH